A stretch of the Sphingomonas sp. CL5.1 genome encodes the following:
- a CDS encoding motility protein A: MTPGTFLDPYAAVIVGGGTIVAAMLRTPSADLARALKALVTLPRRDFSAEPLLEQVHSLSRIARRHGTIALDRTVIVDPDLAAGIAMIVDGEGGETVTRELRHRRRARIERHAAAADAWAGMAEAAPAMGMVGTLVGLVAMFTQMSDPRAIGQAMAVALLATLYGAIIANLVAMPVASRLRAAARAEAFERARLEAPLAALATREAPRVIAPVSFSPAREEAS; the protein is encoded by the coding sequence ATGACCCCAGGCACGTTCCTAGATCCCTATGCGGCGGTGATCGTCGGCGGCGGCACGATCGTCGCGGCGATGCTGCGCACGCCGTCCGCCGATCTGGCGCGCGCGCTGAAGGCGCTCGTCACGCTGCCGCGCCGCGATTTCAGCGCCGAGCCGCTGCTGGAGCAGGTCCATTCGCTATCGCGCATCGCGCGCCGCCACGGCACGATCGCGCTCGACCGCACGGTGATCGTCGATCCCGACCTTGCCGCCGGCATCGCGATGATCGTCGACGGCGAGGGCGGCGAGACGGTCACGCGGGAATTGCGCCACCGCCGCCGCGCGCGGATCGAGCGTCACGCCGCCGCCGCCGACGCCTGGGCCGGCATGGCCGAAGCCGCGCCCGCGATGGGCATGGTCGGCACGCTCGTCGGCCTCGTCGCGATGTTCACCCAGATGAGCGACCCGCGCGCGATCGGTCAGGCGATGGCGGTGGCGCTGCTCGCCACGCTTTACGGCGCGATCATCGCCAACCTCGTCGCCATGCCGGTCGCCAGCCGGCTGCGCGCCGCCGCGCGCGCCGAAGCGTTCGAGCGCGCCCGGCTGGAAGCGCCGCTCGCCGCGCTCGCCACGCGCGAGGCGCCGCGCGTGATCGCCCCGGTCAGCTTCTCGCCCGCGCGCGAGGAGGCATCGTGA
- a CDS encoding flagellar basal body rod protein FlgB, whose protein sequence is MASDTLFGVHAAALQVRSQRMGLLASNIANASTPGFKARDVNFQQALGAVEQSGDSGFDASVKYRVPLEPSMDGNTVDLSQEQTAFAENAVQYQTTLSFLNGRIGQITRALKGE, encoded by the coding sequence ATGGCCAGCGACACGTTGTTCGGAGTTCACGCCGCCGCCCTCCAGGTGCGCTCGCAGCGCATGGGGCTGCTCGCGTCGAACATCGCCAACGCCTCCACCCCAGGCTTCAAGGCGCGCGACGTCAACTTCCAGCAGGCGCTGGGCGCGGTCGAGCAGTCCGGCGACAGCGGCTTCGACGCGAGCGTGAAATATCGCGTGCCGCTCGAGCCGTCGATGGACGGCAACACCGTCGATCTCAGCCAGGAGCAGACCGCCTTCGCCGAGAACGCCGTCCAGTATCAGACGACATTGTCCTTCCTGAACGGGCGGATCGGCCAGATCACCCGCGCGCTGAAGGGAGAATGA
- a CDS encoding flagellar basal body rod protein FlgF, with protein MDKLVYTAATGLRAHMQAQAAIANNMANVSTTGFRADRVVFDQIQLKGGGASLMARSPTSSEVTDADRQQGALISTGRSLDVAVSGRDDWIAVQAPDGGEAYTRRGDLSVSASGTLQTGDGFLVMGQSGPITIPPYNSLSIGSDGSISIVPQGDASGKPQVIDKIKLVSDTGADTVKGLDNLLHVRGGGALPENLDGQVVSGTLEGSNVNMTQALVDMIENQRSYEVQASLLKNAKDMDEGAASVMRLPS; from the coding sequence ATGGACAAACTGGTCTATACGGCGGCGACCGGCCTGCGCGCGCACATGCAGGCGCAGGCGGCGATCGCCAACAACATGGCCAACGTCTCCACCACCGGCTTCCGCGCCGATCGCGTGGTGTTCGACCAGATCCAGCTCAAGGGCGGCGGCGCGTCGCTGATGGCGCGCTCGCCCACCTCGTCGGAGGTGACGGATGCCGATCGCCAGCAGGGCGCGCTGATCTCCACCGGGCGCAGCCTCGACGTGGCGGTTTCGGGCCGCGACGACTGGATCGCGGTGCAGGCGCCCGACGGCGGCGAGGCCTATACGCGGCGCGGCGATCTTTCCGTCTCCGCGTCCGGCACGCTCCAGACCGGCGATGGCTTCCTGGTGATGGGCCAGTCCGGCCCGATCACCATTCCGCCGTACAATTCGCTGTCGATCGGGTCGGACGGCTCGATCTCGATCGTGCCGCAGGGCGACGCCAGCGGCAAGCCGCAGGTGATCGACAAGATCAAGCTCGTCTCCGACACCGGCGCCGATACCGTGAAGGGGCTGGACAACCTGCTCCACGTCCGCGGCGGCGGCGCGCTGCCGGAGAATCTCGACGGGCAGGTCGTCTCGGGCACGCTCGAGGGGTCGAACGTCAACATGACGCAGGCGCTGGTCGACATGATCGAGAACCAGCGCAGCTACGAGGTGCAGGCCAGCCTGCTCAAGAACGCCAAGGACATGGACGAAGGCGCCGCATCCGTGATGCGCCTGCCGAGCTGA
- the motA gene encoding flagellar motor stator protein MotA, whose translation MFPAIGLVVLLGMVFGGFAITGGALGPVFEAIPHELLIIGGAAAGALIIGNSGKELKAMGGGLAKVFKGPKYKKQDYLDTIFLVSKLMKMLRMEGPIALEPHVEDPKSSAVFAEYPRLLADHTLVNLIADTLRLVVVSSGTLDVHAVEEVMDNAIKTHHHEVEGPQHTLSSLADALPALGIVAAVLGIVKTMGSIDKPPSILGAMIGSALVGTFMGVLLAYGIVSPLANRLKQVIEADAAIYHVVKQIIVASLHGHPQPLVIEAARSGIAHKNQPGFAEVFDGLRGR comes from the coding sequence ATGTTTCCGGCCATTGGCCTCGTTGTCCTCCTCGGCATGGTCTTCGGCGGCTTCGCCATCACCGGCGGCGCGCTCGGCCCGGTGTTCGAGGCGATCCCGCACGAATTGCTCATCATCGGCGGCGCGGCGGCCGGCGCGCTCATCATCGGCAATTCGGGCAAGGAGCTGAAGGCGATGGGCGGGGGCCTCGCCAAGGTGTTCAAGGGGCCGAAATACAAGAAGCAGGATTATCTCGACACGATCTTCCTCGTCTCGAAGCTGATGAAGATGCTGCGGATGGAAGGGCCGATCGCGCTCGAGCCGCATGTCGAGGACCCCAAGTCCTCCGCCGTCTTCGCCGAATATCCGCGCCTGCTCGCCGATCATACGCTGGTCAACCTGATCGCCGACACGCTGCGGCTGGTCGTCGTTTCCTCCGGCACGCTCGACGTTCATGCCGTGGAGGAGGTGATGGACAACGCCATCAAGACCCACCACCACGAGGTCGAGGGGCCGCAGCACACGCTGAGCAGCCTCGCCGACGCGCTGCCCGCATTGGGCATCGTCGCGGCGGTGCTCGGCATCGTCAAGACGATGGGATCGATCGACAAGCCGCCGTCGATCCTCGGCGCGATGATCGGCTCGGCGCTGGTCGGCACGTTCATGGGCGTGCTGCTCGCCTATGGCATCGTCAGCCCGCTCGCCAACCGGCTGAAGCAGGTGATCGAGGCGGATGCCGCGATCTATCATGTCGTGAAGCAGATCATCGTCGCCTCGCTGCACGGCCATCCGCAGCCGCTGGTGATCG
- a CDS encoding flagellin yields the protein MTIAPSTSLFYDRTATTMRSLTGQADRLNQQITSETNILAPSDDSVGWQRLQNLSLADANDSAYTANISVAKSVLQQADTSLGQIGDQLQQISTLVVQAGNGTLSADGKAAIATQISDLLTSILGTANTTDMRGGPLFGGQSGDTAVTRNDDGSLSFANGETSAIPIGDGQSVQTSNNAANFLKTSTSDLGSAITAIVAALNGGGDVPAAATDTLKKVSDQVTATQSSIGARAARVDIVSGQIASAKIDRSQARTDVDGFDYSTAITELQKTMTVLQATQASFTKLSSMSLFDYLK from the coding sequence ATGACGATCGCTCCCTCCACCAGCCTGTTCTATGACCGCACGGCGACCACCATGCGTTCGCTCACCGGTCAGGCCGACCGGCTGAACCAGCAGATCACCTCCGAGACCAACATCCTCGCGCCGTCCGACGACAGCGTCGGGTGGCAGCGGCTGCAAAACCTGTCGCTCGCCGACGCCAACGACAGCGCGTACACCGCCAATATCTCGGTGGCGAAATCGGTGTTGCAGCAGGCGGACACGTCGCTCGGCCAGATCGGCGACCAGCTCCAGCAGATATCGACGCTCGTGGTGCAGGCGGGCAACGGCACGCTGTCGGCGGACGGCAAGGCCGCGATCGCCACGCAGATATCGGACCTGCTCACCTCGATCCTCGGCACCGCCAATACCACCGACATGCGTGGTGGCCCGCTGTTCGGCGGGCAGAGCGGCGACACGGCGGTGACGCGGAACGACGACGGCTCGCTCTCCTTCGCCAACGGCGAGACGTCCGCGATCCCGATCGGCGACGGCCAGTCGGTGCAGACGAGCAACAACGCCGCCAATTTCCTCAAGACCAGTACGAGCGATCTCGGATCGGCGATCACCGCGATCGTCGCCGCGCTCAACGGCGGCGGCGATGTTCCGGCCGCCGCCACGGACACGCTCAAGAAGGTGTCGGACCAGGTCACCGCGACGCAATCGTCGATCGGCGCGCGGGCGGCGCGGGTCGATATCGTCTCGGGGCAGATCGCCAGCGCCAAGATCGATCGGTCGCAGGCGCGCACCGATGTCGACGGCTTCGATTATTCGACCGCGATCACCGAGCTGCAAAAGACGATGACCGTGCTCCAGGCGACGCAGGCGAGCTTCACCAAGCTCTCCAGCATGTCGCTGTTCGATTATCTGAAGTGA
- a CDS encoding rod-binding protein has protein sequence MTDSVASAVARTQITGATGLDTGLSRTASKENLAKAGQQFESVFTGMMLKSMRQAKLADPLFDSQALDTFRDMQDQKVVQQMAEHAPIGIGKAMTDFLARSQPDLNHAAPTKS, from the coding sequence ATGACCGACAGTGTCGCCAGCGCGGTCGCCAGGACGCAGATCACCGGCGCGACGGGGCTGGACACCGGCCTGTCTCGTACCGCGTCGAAGGAGAATCTCGCCAAGGCGGGGCAGCAGTTCGAATCGGTGTTCACCGGCATGATGCTGAAATCGATGCGGCAGGCGAAGCTGGCCGATCCGCTGTTCGACAGCCAGGCGCTCGACACCTTCCGCGACATGCAGGACCAGAAGGTCGTGCAGCAGATGGCGGAGCATGCCCCGATAGGCATCGGCAAGGCGATGACCGACTTCCTCGCGCGTTCTCAACCCGATCTTAACCACGCCGCCCCCACCAAGAGCTGA
- the flgK gene encoding flagellar hook-associated protein FlgK: MADLLSIGASGVRTYQTALSTVSENIANVGNSSYSRRTVDVKEVGAPTTLFTAANAMNGYGSIAAGVNRASDMFKAEAVRSSGADLARTQAGSVWLDRIQSALTGPDLSTSLTNFFNAAKSVAADPASAAPRATMLENATTVANAFTATGNALAQVTADLDATADQATASLSTLATSLAKVNDGLGRAGANTAQSANLLDQRDSILDQMSALVDVNVTFDDAGRATVRGGGSGGPVLVSGTDAATVTYARNAAGTVSFAVQSNGNYSVLTPNGGALGGIVDGAQRIADTRDQLNDLATGFVNGVNALQAQGRDLNNSAGQPMFSVGAAPTDVSLALTDPNGIAAAAVGGGTRDNSNIVQFDTLRSTGGFENKVTTIVSANAAALANRNTVASAQSAIHDGAVSARDAVSGVDLDTEAVDLLRFQQAYSASSRVIQVARDTFQTILDIR; this comes from the coding sequence ATGGCCGACCTGCTCTCCATCGGCGCCTCGGGCGTGCGCACGTATCAGACGGCGCTTTCGACGGTGTCGGAGAACATCGCGAACGTCGGCAATTCGTCCTATTCGCGCCGCACGGTCGACGTGAAGGAGGTCGGCGCGCCGACCACGCTCTTCACCGCCGCCAATGCGATGAACGGCTATGGCTCGATCGCGGCTGGGGTGAATCGCGCGTCGGACATGTTCAAGGCGGAAGCGGTGCGCTCCTCCGGCGCCGATCTCGCGCGGACGCAGGCGGGATCGGTATGGCTGGACCGCATCCAGTCGGCGCTGACCGGGCCGGACCTGTCGACCAGCCTGACCAATTTCTTCAACGCCGCCAAGTCGGTCGCCGCCGATCCCGCGTCGGCGGCGCCGCGCGCGACGATGCTGGAGAACGCCACCACCGTCGCCAATGCCTTCACCGCCACCGGCAACGCGCTGGCGCAGGTGACCGCCGATCTCGACGCAACCGCCGATCAGGCGACCGCCAGCCTCAGCACGTTGGCCACCTCGCTCGCCAAGGTGAACGACGGTCTGGGGCGCGCCGGCGCGAATACGGCCCAGTCGGCCAACCTTCTGGACCAGCGCGATTCGATCCTCGATCAGATGAGCGCGCTGGTCGACGTCAACGTCACCTTCGACGACGCCGGCCGCGCCACGGTGCGCGGCGGCGGATCGGGCGGCCCGGTGCTGGTGTCCGGCACCGATGCCGCGACCGTCACCTATGCGCGCAACGCTGCCGGCACCGTCTCCTTCGCGGTGCAGAGCAACGGCAATTATTCGGTGCTGACGCCGAACGGCGGCGCGCTCGGCGGAATCGTCGACGGGGCGCAGCGCATCGCCGACACCCGCGACCAGCTCAACGATCTCGCCACCGGCTTCGTCAACGGCGTCAACGCGCTCCAGGCGCAGGGCCGCGATCTGAACAACAGCGCCGGCCAGCCGATGTTCAGCGTCGGCGCCGCGCCGACCGACGTGTCGCTCGCGCTGACCGACCCCAACGGCATCGCCGCCGCCGCCGTCGGCGGGGGGACGCGCGACAACAGCAACATCGTGCAGTTCGATACGCTGCGCTCGACCGGCGGGTTCGAGAACAAGGTGACCACGATCGTCTCCGCCAACGCCGCCGCGCTCGCCAACCGCAATACCGTGGCCAGCGCGCAGAGCGCGATCCACGACGGCGCCGTCTCGGCGCGTGACGCGGTTTCGGGCGTCGATCTCGATACCGAGGCGGTCGATCTGCTGCGCTTCCAGCAGGCCTATTCCGCGTCGAGCCGCGTCATCCAGGTGGCGCGCGACACGTTCCAGACAATCCTGGATATCCGCTGA
- a CDS encoding flagellar hook protein FlgE: protein MAFYTSLTGLQAAQTDMSVISHNLANVATNGFKKSRSEFADVIASNISTSPTSMVGSGVVVKGNIQQFTQGSFTQSGNALDLAISGDGFFAVKPDPEAAKVNFTRNGGFSVDANHYVVDSNGGHLQVYPVDGSGAVVASGLDSTVSLQLPATSGVAVATSNVKYTLNLSSSTGLPTNSTFDRFDPTSYNNSTSSTVYDANGNALTMTTYFKRESLPDASGNSTWAAYSYIGDQQLTTGGTPGTTLTFNSAGQLTSGNTNTFDPVTPSGATAAQTVTVDFGSSTTMIASPFNVSARSQDGSSVGQIAGVTIDETGLVKASYSNGDVRNLGKVAIINFANPAGLRQIGSSYWQATGLSGDAVAGSASQNGLGSLMTGTIERSNVDITEELVNLIAAQRNFQANSKALDTDNQISQTILNIRS, encoded by the coding sequence ATGGCCTTCTACACCTCGCTCACCGGCCTTCAGGCGGCGCAGACCGACATGTCGGTCATCAGCCACAATCTCGCCAACGTCGCCACCAACGGCTTCAAGAAGTCGCGCAGTGAGTTCGCCGACGTGATCGCCAGCAACATCTCCACCTCGCCGACCTCGATGGTCGGCTCGGGCGTGGTGGTGAAGGGCAATATCCAGCAGTTCACGCAGGGCAGCTTCACCCAGTCCGGCAACGCGCTCGATCTCGCGATCTCCGGCGACGGCTTCTTCGCGGTGAAGCCCGATCCGGAGGCGGCGAAGGTGAACTTCACCCGCAACGGCGGCTTCAGCGTCGACGCCAACCATTATGTCGTCGATTCGAACGGCGGGCATCTCCAGGTCTATCCGGTCGACGGTTCGGGCGCGGTGGTCGCGTCCGGCCTCGATTCGACCGTCTCGCTCCAGCTTCCGGCGACCAGCGGCGTCGCGGTCGCCACGTCGAACGTGAAATACACGCTCAACCTGTCGTCCAGCACCGGCCTGCCGACCAATTCGACCTTCGACCGGTTCGATCCGACGAGCTACAACAATTCGACGTCGAGCACCGTCTATGACGCGAACGGCAACGCGCTGACGATGACGACCTATTTCAAGCGCGAGAGCCTGCCGGACGCGTCGGGCAACAGCACCTGGGCGGCCTACAGCTACATCGGCGACCAGCAGCTCACCACCGGCGGCACGCCGGGCACGACGCTGACGTTCAACAGCGCCGGGCAGCTCACCTCGGGCAATACCAACACCTTCGATCCGGTCACCCCCTCGGGCGCGACCGCGGCGCAGACCGTGACGGTCGATTTCGGTTCCTCGACCACGATGATCGCCTCGCCGTTCAACGTCTCTGCGCGCTCGCAGGACGGGTCCTCGGTCGGCCAGATCGCGGGCGTGACGATCGACGAGACCGGCCTGGTCAAGGCGAGCTATTCGAATGGCGACGTGCGCAATCTCGGCAAGGTGGCGATCATCAACTTCGCCAATCCGGCCGGCCTCCGGCAGATCGGGTCGAGCTACTGGCAGGCGACCGGCCTGTCGGGCGACGCGGTGGCGGGATCGGCCAGCCAGAACGGCCTCGGCTCGCTGATGACCGGCACGATCGAGCGGTCGAACGTCGACATCACCGAGGAACTGGTCAACCTGATCGCGGCGCAGCGCAATTTCCAGGCGAATTCCAAGGCGCTCGATACCGACAACCAGATCTCGCAGACGATCCTGAACATCCGGTCGTGA
- the flgG gene encoding flagellar basal-body rod protein FlgG, which produces MTTAAMHIARTGLDAQDMRMRVISNNLANVNTTAFKRDRANFATLGYQVVTAPGAQSTQSTQYATGLNLGTGVRVQGTARIDTEGSLNTTGNSLDMAIDGDGYFQVQMPSGELGYTRAGNFSRSPEGLLVTSDGYQVMPGITIPQGASSITIGTDGTVSATLPGQTAAQTLGQIQVANFPNAAGLQSAGDNYVKETAASGAADLGVPGENGRGTVRQGMLEASNVNVVEELVDMIETQRAYEVNSKMISATDDMLKYVNQNI; this is translated from the coding sequence ATGACCACCGCTGCCATGCACATCGCGCGCACCGGGCTGGACGCCCAGGACATGCGCATGCGTGTCATCTCGAACAATCTGGCGAACGTGAACACCACCGCGTTCAAGCGCGACCGCGCGAATTTCGCGACACTCGGCTATCAGGTGGTGACCGCGCCGGGCGCGCAATCGACGCAATCGACGCAATATGCCACCGGCCTCAACCTCGGCACGGGCGTGCGCGTGCAGGGCACCGCGCGGATCGACACCGAAGGCTCGCTCAACACCACCGGCAACAGCCTCGACATGGCGATCGACGGCGACGGCTATTTCCAGGTGCAGATGCCGAGCGGCGAGCTGGGCTATACCCGCGCGGGCAATTTCTCGCGCTCGCCGGAGGGGCTGCTCGTCACCAGCGACGGCTATCAGGTGATGCCGGGGATCACCATCCCGCAGGGCGCCAGCTCGATCACGATCGGCACCGACGGCACCGTCTCCGCGACGTTGCCGGGGCAGACCGCGGCGCAGACGCTGGGACAGATACAGGTCGCCAACTTCCCCAACGCCGCCGGCCTCCAGAGCGCGGGGGACAATTACGTCAAGGAGACCGCGGCCTCGGGCGCGGCCGATCTCGGCGTGCCGGGCGAGAACGGGCGCGGCACCGTGCGGCAGGGGATGCTGGAGGCGTCGAACGTCAATGTCGTCGAGGAACTGGTCGACATGATCGAGACGCAGCGCGCCTATGAGGTCAATTCCAAGATGATCTCGGCGACCGACGACATGCTCAAATACGTCAACCAGAACATCTGA
- a CDS encoding flagellar hook assembly protein FlgD, translated as MTTTTDSTFDSTLASLGIARSTNSSSTANTTGQTTLGQADFLKLMTAQMQNQDPFSPVDNTQMVAQMAQFSSLAGISDMSTTLKAIADKLGATTTADAVSYIGKNVLVPGNVAYGRTSGGITGAVELGGDATNVNVTITGSNGEVLKTIKLGAQSKGTVNYDWDGTTDQGADAGTGPFNVTVTAQDNGATVAATGLVWAPVTSVSTTSGSAVLTLPGIGDTDASAVRQIG; from the coding sequence ATGACCACGACCACCGACAGCACGTTCGATTCGACGCTCGCCTCGCTCGGCATCGCCCGATCGACCAACAGCTCCTCGACCGCCAACACCACCGGCCAGACCACGCTCGGCCAGGCCGATTTCCTGAAGCTGATGACGGCGCAGATGCAGAACCAGGACCCGTTCTCGCCGGTCGACAACACCCAGATGGTCGCGCAGATGGCACAATTCTCCTCGCTCGCCGGCATTTCGGACATGTCGACGACGCTGAAGGCGATCGCCGACAAGCTGGGCGCCACCACCACGGCCGACGCGGTGAGCTATATCGGCAAGAATGTGCTGGTGCCCGGCAACGTCGCCTATGGCCGCACCTCGGGCGGCATCACCGGCGCGGTCGAGCTGGGCGGGGATGCGACGAACGTCAACGTCACCATCACCGGCTCGAACGGCGAGGTGCTCAAGACGATCAAGCTGGGCGCGCAGTCCAAGGGCACCGTCAACTATGACTGGGACGGCACGACCGACCAGGGCGCCGACGCCGGCACCGGCCCGTTCAACGTGACGGTCACCGCGCAGGACAACGGCGCCACCGTTGCCGCGACGGGCCTCGTCTGGGCGCCGGTCACGTCGGTTTCCACCACCAGCGGCAGCGCCGTCCTCACCCTTCCCGGCATCGGCGACACCGACGCCTCCGCCGTTCGCCAGATCGGCTGA
- a CDS encoding flagellar basal body P-ring protein FlgI, which produces MHSLASPFPRPRRSIRSDREIWWLAALALLVAILSASPASADRIKDLGGFQGIRSNQLTGYGIVVGLPGTGDDNLEFTVQSVKAVASRFGLQLPSNVNPGLKNAAVVMVTADLPAFAKPGQRIDITVASLGKAKSLRGGALVLTPLLGADGQVYAMAQGNLAVGGLGAEGKDGSQIVVNVPSTGRIPEGATVERAVATGFDQTPMLTFNLARADFTTAQNVAAAINRRLGAGSAEAKDGVSIAVKAPLGADVRATLMSEIENLDVVAAEPSAKVIVNARTGTVVINSAVRVGPAAVTHGKLTVRIDENQRVSQPGPFSQGQTAVQQKSRVSVDEERRPMFLLAPGPKLADVVKAVNAIGASPADLVAILEALKEAGALKADLVVL; this is translated from the coding sequence ATGCACAGCCTCGCTTCTCCCTTCCCGCGCCCGCGCCGCTCGATCCGCTCGGATCGCGAGATCTGGTGGCTGGCGGCGCTCGCGCTGCTGGTCGCGATCCTGTCGGCCAGCCCGGCCTCGGCCGATCGCATCAAGGACCTCGGGGGCTTCCAGGGCATCCGCTCCAACCAGCTCACCGGCTACGGCATCGTCGTCGGGCTGCCGGGGACGGGCGACGACAATCTCGAATTCACCGTCCAGTCGGTGAAGGCCGTCGCCTCGCGCTTCGGCCTCCAGCTTCCCTCGAACGTCAATCCGGGGCTGAAGAACGCCGCCGTGGTGATGGTCACGGCGGACTTGCCCGCCTTCGCCAAGCCGGGGCAGCGGATCGACATCACCGTCGCCTCGCTGGGCAAGGCCAAGTCGCTGCGCGGCGGCGCGCTGGTGCTGACGCCGCTGCTCGGCGCCGACGGGCAGGTCTATGCGATGGCGCAGGGCAATCTCGCGGTCGGCGGGCTGGGCGCGGAGGGCAAGGACGGATCGCAGATCGTCGTCAACGTCCCCTCCACCGGCCGCATTCCCGAAGGGGCGACCGTCGAGCGCGCGGTGGCGACCGGCTTCGACCAGACGCCGATGCTCACCTTCAACCTCGCGCGCGCCGATTTCACCACCGCGCAGAATGTCGCGGCGGCGATCAACCGGCGGCTCGGCGCGGGTTCGGCGGAGGCGAAGGACGGGGTGTCGATCGCGGTGAAGGCGCCGCTCGGGGCGGACGTGCGCGCGACGTTGATGTCGGAGATCGAGAACCTCGATGTGGTCGCCGCCGAGCCGTCCGCAAAAGTAATTGTTAATGCCCGGACGGGAACGGTCGTTATTAACTCAGCGGTGCGGGTCGGTCCGGCCGCGGTGACGCACGGGAAGCTGACCGTGCGCATCGACGAGAACCAGCGGGTCAGCCAGCCTGGCCCGTTCAGCCAGGGCCAGACCGCGGTTCAGCAGAAATCGCGCGTCTCGGTCGACGAGGAGCGCCGACCCATGTTCCTGCTCGCGCCGGGACCGAAGCTCGCCGACGTGGTGAAGGCGGTGAACGCGATCGGCGCGTCGCCGGCGGACCTTGTCGCGATCCTCGAGGCGCTGAAGGAAGCCGGCGCGCTGAAAGCGGATCTGGTGGTGCTATGA
- a CDS encoding flagellar basal body L-ring protein FlgH, giving the protein MRASLSLAGLAAALLATSAADAKLFGKKAPAEDFTAARLAPLPQPAADAQPNGAIFQVASGYAALHEGWRARRVGDLLTIVLVERTAASKSASSKLDSGGGFGITPPSTGPLSLFKSTDASASGTRNFTGAGTTDQANSLSGAISVTVAQVYPNGTLLVRGQKHVTLNRGDEVVQIKGIVRTADIDLDNSVPSTRVADAQIAYTGKGDVARASRQGWLSRFFQVVSPF; this is encoded by the coding sequence ATGCGCGCTTCCCTTTCCCTCGCCGGCCTCGCCGCCGCGCTCCTCGCTACGTCGGCGGCCGACGCGAAGCTGTTCGGCAAGAAGGCGCCGGCGGAGGATTTCACCGCCGCCCGCCTCGCGCCGCTGCCGCAGCCGGCGGCCGACGCGCAGCCCAACGGCGCGATCTTCCAGGTGGCGAGCGGCTATGCCGCGCTGCACGAGGGGTGGCGCGCGCGCCGCGTCGGCGACCTGCTGACGATCGTGCTGGTCGAGCGCACCGCCGCCTCCAAGTCCGCCTCGTCGAAGCTCGATTCGGGCGGCGGCTTCGGCATCACCCCGCCGAGCACCGGCCCGCTCTCGCTGTTCAAGTCGACCGACGCCTCGGCCAGCGGCACGCGCAATTTCACCGGCGCCGGCACCACCGATCAGGCCAATTCGCTCAGTGGTGCGATCTCGGTGACGGTGGCGCAGGTCTATCCCAACGGCACCTTGCTGGTGCGGGGGCAGAAGCACGTCACGCTCAATCGCGGCGACGAGGTGGTGCAGATCAAGGGCATCGTCCGCACCGCCGACATCGACCTCGACAACAGCGTGCCCTCGACGCGCGTCGCCGATGCGCAGATCGCCTATACCGGCAAGGGCGACGTCGCCCGCGCCAGCCGCCAGGGCTGGCTGAGCCGCTTCTTCCAGGTGGTGAGCCCGTTCTGA
- the flgC gene encoding flagellar basal body rod protein FlgC: protein MAQPLSIFQVAGRAMSAQLVRMNTTASNLANAGGIAGSEAEAYRTIKPVFRTSYDAASGMSTVDAVQVVTAGSTPTKRYDPTNPIADKDGNIYEAAVDETRELVDMMETARSYQNNVEVMNTAKSLILDTIKLGR, encoded by the coding sequence ATGGCCCAGCCGCTCTCGATCTTCCAGGTCGCCGGGCGCGCGATGTCCGCGCAGCTCGTGCGGATGAACACCACCGCGTCGAACCTCGCCAATGCCGGCGGCATCGCCGGTTCGGAGGCGGAAGCCTATCGCACGATCAAGCCGGTGTTCCGCACCAGCTACGACGCGGCGTCCGGCATGTCGACGGTGGACGCCGTGCAGGTCGTCACCGCCGGGAGCACGCCGACCAAGCGCTACGACCCGACCAATCCGATCGCCGACAAGGACGGCAATATCTACGAGGCCGCCGTCGACGAGACCCGCGAGCTGGTCGACATGATGGAGACGGCGCGCAGCTACCAGAACAACGTCGAGGTGATGAACACCGCCAAGTCGTTGATCCTCGACACCATCAAATTGGGGCGCTGA